Proteins from a single region of Pseudopedobacter saltans DSM 12145:
- a CDS encoding gluconate 2-dehydrogenase subunit 3 family protein produces the protein MNRREAISSVAFLLGGTIIGSQAFILSGCSSSIKDVQDLFSKENIQLMDEVAETIIPKTSTPGAKDAKVGEFMAIMVKDCYSEPDQKTFIDGLQKIEDISKKNYSKNFVDCSPEQRKTILEGLDKEQKEYQQTKKEEDPQHFFRMIKELVLFGYFTSEEGGNHNLTYVEVPGRFDGCIPYKKGDPVYLNP, from the coding sequence ATGAACAGAAGAGAAGCGATATCCTCCGTAGCGTTCTTGTTGGGAGGAACAATTATTGGCAGTCAGGCTTTTATTTTAAGTGGTTGTTCATCTTCAATTAAAGATGTGCAGGATCTGTTTTCAAAAGAAAACATACAGCTTATGGATGAAGTGGCCGAAACTATTATTCCGAAAACATCTACACCTGGAGCTAAAGATGCTAAAGTGGGTGAATTTATGGCGATAATGGTTAAGGATTGCTATAGCGAACCAGATCAGAAAACGTTTATAGACGGCCTTCAAAAGATAGAGGATATTTCTAAAAAGAATTATTCTAAAAACTTTGTCGATTGTAGTCCGGAACAGCGTAAGACAATTTTAGAAGGTTTAGATAAAGAACAAAAAGAATATCAGCAGACAAAGAAAGAAGAAGATCCTCAGCATTTCTTTAGAATGATTAAAGAACTGGTGTTGTTCGGTTACTTTACTTCTGAAGAAGGCGGAAATCATAATTTGACATATGTAGAAGTTCCTGGAAGATTTGATGGGTGTATTCCTTATAAAAAAGGAGATCCCGTGTATTTGAACCCTTAA
- a CDS encoding Gfo/Idh/MocA family protein, with the protein MRKLKLAMIGGGPGAFIGAVHRIAARMDNLYDIVAGSFSSSAEKSKITAKELGISPDRAYATYQDLINKEKQLPEDVRVDVVCIVTPNHLHFEPAKLALENGFHVILDKPITLALSEAKELKKLQKESGKELLLTHTYTGYPMVKEAKQQIASGALGKIRKVYVEYPQGWLSNAVESKQADWRTDPSKSGIAGAMGDIGTHAFNLAEYVSGLEVNKLCADINTVVPNRRLDDDGAVLLRFNNGASGVLMATQIAAGEENKVKIRAYGEKGGLEWHQEDANSLMMKWLDAPAQIFRTGGSYVSSFASHNTRTPAGHPEGYLEAFANLYRNFALTVLLKKEGKEVPKEYLDFPGVEEGIRGMAFIETVIASGKSDEKWVELTI; encoded by the coding sequence ATGAGAAAATTAAAGTTAGCAATGATCGGTGGTGGTCCGGGCGCTTTTATCGGAGCGGTCCATAGGATAGCCGCTAGGATGGATAATTTATATGATATTGTCGCTGGCTCTTTTAGTAGCTCAGCAGAAAAATCAAAGATAACAGCCAAAGAATTAGGTATATCTCCTGATAGAGCTTATGCAACTTATCAGGATTTAATTAATAAGGAAAAGCAGTTGCCGGAAGACGTCAGAGTGGATGTTGTTTGTATTGTTACCCCGAATCATCTGCATTTTGAGCCAGCAAAACTAGCTTTAGAAAATGGCTTTCATGTTATTTTAGACAAGCCAATAACCCTGGCACTATCAGAAGCTAAAGAATTGAAAAAGCTTCAAAAAGAAAGTGGGAAAGAGCTTTTACTTACCCATACCTATACGGGGTATCCAATGGTTAAAGAGGCTAAACAACAAATAGCCAGTGGTGCTCTAGGGAAAATCAGGAAAGTTTATGTAGAATATCCACAAGGGTGGTTAAGTAATGCGGTAGAAAGTAAACAAGCCGACTGGCGAACAGATCCTTCTAAAAGTGGTATAGCAGGTGCTATGGGAGATATAGGAACACATGCTTTTAATCTGGCTGAATATGTTAGCGGACTGGAAGTCAATAAGCTTTGCGCAGATATCAATACAGTAGTGCCTAACAGAAGGCTAGATGATGACGGCGCTGTATTGCTTAGGTTTAATAATGGAGCGAGCGGAGTACTGATGGCTACTCAAATTGCAGCTGGAGAAGAAAATAAGGTAAAAATCAGGGCGTATGGAGAAAAAGGTGGTTTGGAATGGCATCAGGAAGATGCTAATTCATTAATGATGAAATGGCTTGATGCTCCCGCTCAAATTTTTAGAACTGGTGGAAGTTATGTGAGCTCTTTTGCTTCTCACAATACAAGAACTCCGGCGGGTCACCCGGAAGGATATTTAGAAGCCTTTGCTAATTTATATAGGAATTTTGCACTAACTGTTCTGTTAAAGAAAGAAGGAAAAGAGGTGCCAAAAGAATACCTGGATTTTCCTGGCGTTGAAGAGGGTATTAGAGGCATGGCTTTTATAGAAACTGTTATCGCTTCTGGAAAATCAGACGAAAAATGGGTTGAATTAACTATTTAA
- a CDS encoding sugar phosphate isomerase/epimerase family protein, with the protein MKTIKGPGLFIAQFISDTAPHDNLDNICKWAKGLGFKGLQLPTLDARFIDLKQAAESKTYADELKGRINSHGLEITELSTHLQGQLVAVHPAYNELFNAFAPQEYHKDFKARTEWAIQQLKYAAKASRNLGLDAHVTFSGALLWPYVYPWPQRSPGLVEAGFDELAKRWKPLLDVFEDNGVDLCYELHAGEDLHDGVSFEMFLERVNNHPRANLLYDPSHFIIQCLDYLEYIDIYHERIKMFHVKDAEFNPTGRQGVYGGYQNWVDRAGRFRSLGDGQVDFKSIFSKMAQYGFEGWAVLEWECAIKHPEDGAKEGAQFIKDHIIRVTEKAFDDFAKSGGNDSFNKQILGI; encoded by the coding sequence ATGAAAACAATTAAAGGGCCTGGTTTATTTATTGCGCAGTTTATTTCGGATACTGCTCCACATGATAATCTGGACAACATCTGTAAATGGGCAAAGGGCTTAGGTTTTAAGGGACTGCAACTACCTACTTTGGATGCAAGATTTATAGATTTAAAGCAGGCAGCTGAAAGTAAAACATATGCAGATGAGCTTAAAGGTAGAATCAATTCGCATGGTTTAGAAATAACCGAACTTTCTACGCATTTGCAGGGACAACTGGTAGCAGTGCATCCTGCGTATAACGAATTATTTAATGCATTTGCCCCGCAAGAATATCACAAAGATTTTAAAGCCAGAACAGAATGGGCTATTCAACAGCTTAAATATGCAGCGAAAGCTTCCAGAAATTTAGGTTTGGATGCACATGTTACCTTTAGTGGAGCATTGCTTTGGCCTTATGTTTATCCGTGGCCACAAAGATCTCCTGGGTTGGTAGAAGCTGGTTTTGACGAATTGGCGAAAAGATGGAAACCCTTATTGGATGTTTTTGAAGATAATGGAGTTGATCTTTGTTATGAATTGCATGCAGGAGAAGATTTACATGATGGCGTTAGTTTCGAGATGTTTCTGGAGCGGGTAAATAATCATCCAAGGGCTAATTTGTTATACGATCCCTCTCATTTTATTATTCAGTGTTTAGATTATCTGGAATATATCGATATCTATCATGAACGTATAAAAATGTTCCATGTAAAAGATGCAGAGTTTAATCCTACCGGGAGACAGGGAGTTTATGGTGGTTATCAGAACTGGGTAGACCGGGCCGGAAGGTTCAGGTCTTTGGGAGATGGACAGGTAGATTTTAAGTCTATTTTTAGTAAAATGGCACAATATGGATTTGAAGGTTGGGCTGTTTTAGAATGGGAATGTGCGATTAAGCATCCTGAAGATGGAGCTAAAGAAGGCGCTCAGTTTATCAAAGATCATATTATCAGGGTTACCGAAAAGGCTTTTGACGATTTTGCCAAATCCGGAGGGAATGATAGTTTCAACAAACAAATTTTAGGTATATAA